One genomic segment of Clostridium saccharoperbutylacetonicum N1-4(HMT) includes these proteins:
- a CDS encoding DUF4440 domain-containing protein, which yields MNLLEEHILQLETDLLKPEIRASMEKTRELLSDGFIEFCSSGYIWYYDKSEPVNEKIQQANWEIKDFSINQLGDDCILATYKLIKHSEINENKKYSLRSSIWKYFDGRWKMFFHQGTLTSKF from the coding sequence ATGAATTTGCTGGAGGAACATATACTACAACTTGAAACTGATTTATTAAAGCCTGAAATAAGGGCATCAATGGAAAAAACAAGAGAATTACTATCAGATGGATTTATTGAATTTTGTAGTTCAGGATATATATGGTATTATGACAAAAGTGAACCGGTTAATGAAAAGATACAACAAGCAAACTGGGAAATAAAAGACTTCTCAATAAATCAACTAGGTGATGATTGTATATTGGCAACATATAAGTTAATAAAGCATAGCGAAATAAATGAAAATAAAAAATACTCACTCCGGAGTTCTATATGGAAATATTTTGATGGAAGATGGAAAATGTTTTTTCATCAAGGCACATTAACATCTAAATTCTAA
- a CDS encoding GNAT family N-acetyltransferase, giving the protein MHLKTDRLIIRDFEKKDTEGLYEYLKTPPVHCFMSEKLNSLDEAEKEVERRGKEGEHFAVCLADTDSIIGDLFAIKEEPDTYSVGWNFNLKYGKSGYATEAAKALIGYLFDNDARRIYAYAEDDNIPSQKLCERLGMRQEGFFMEFISFVNNPDGTPHYENTYQYAILKREWMEL; this is encoded by the coding sequence ATGCATTTGAAAACAGATAGATTGATAATTCGTGATTTTGAGAAAAAAGATACTGAGGGATTATATGAATACCTTAAGACCCCACCTGTACATTGTTTTATGAGTGAAAAATTAAATTCACTTGATGAAGCAGAGAAAGAAGTTGAGCGAAGAGGCAAAGAAGGTGAACATTTTGCTGTTTGCTTGGCAGATACAGATTCAATTATTGGGGATCTTTTTGCCATAAAAGAGGAGCCTGATACATATAGCGTCGGATGGAATTTTAACTTAAAATACGGCAAGAGCGGTTATGCAACTGAAGCCGCAAAAGCATTAATCGGCTACCTCTTTGATAACGATGCGAGGAGAATATATGCTTACGCTGAAGATGATAATATTCCATCCCAAAAGCTTTGTGAGCGACTTGGAATGAGACAAGAAGGATTCTTTATGGAATTTATATCTTTCGTGAACAACCCAGATGGAACTCCACATTATGAAAATACTTACCAATATGCCATTCTGAAAAGAGAGTGGATGGAGCTATAA